The genomic stretch GGCGCCACCATCGACCCGTTCGATCCCGATGGCGCGATCACCTGCGGCAGCCCTGATACGCATACCCTGTGGCAGGACCCGCCGCCCTACCGGCCCGGCGGCATTCTTGACGTGGGCTTTTCCGATACCGTTCCCGCCTATGGCGATGTCAAATCAGGCCAGGCCAACGCCCCGTCCCTTTCGGCCACAACACCGGCTTTGGTCGTCTATGGCTTTGCTTTTGGCGGCCAAAAGGGCGACAGGTTTCGCATCGCCCTGACCGGACCCGATGGCACCATCGTCGATCAAAGTGCCACGCTGGAAAAGCCACAGGCCCAGTTTTTCCGCGCTGTCGGCAAACGGCTGAAACGGGCCCGCTGGCCCGGCGGCACCTACACCGGCACCGTCACGCTGATCCGTCAGGGCCGCGACATTGACAGCCGCAGCGCCCGCATGACCCTGCGCTAGGCTCTGGACCCATTAATTCTATATACTCAGTTTGACAGATTTTTTCGCAGACAAGAAGCATTTGCGCAAGAATAGTGGTTCTATTTTAAGCAGATGCGCCGCAGGCTGCGGGAAAATCCGTCAAACCCGAAGGGCGGCGATTTCGCTTCATTTCAACGTCTTGGGTCGCTTGCAAATAGAACCACTATTGGCTGCACGCCCCAAACCTTTGAAATTTCGCGAAATCGCCGCTGAGTATATAGAATTAATGGGTCCAGAGCCTAAGCCCTCCTTCATCTTGCCAGGCAAACTCCGGGGGCGGCGCGCCAGCGCCGGGGGCAGAGCCCCCAGACGCACAGCGCACCACCACGCACTTACTTCTCGGTAAATTTCAATTCGATCCGGCGGTTCTGCGCCCGCGCCGCGTCGGTGTCCGCGGTGTTCACAGGCTGGTACTGGCCAAACCCGTTGGCCGACAGCCGGTCCGGCGGAATACCAAGGAAATTCACCATATATTTCACAACCGACAGCGCGCGCGCCTGGCTCAGTTCCCAGTTGTCGGCAAATTCGCCAAAGCCCGACAGCGGCACGTTGTCGGTGTGCCCGTCCACACGGATCACCCAATTGATCTCGGGCGGGATATCGCTGGCCACGCTGCGCAGGATTGCCGCGATTTTGGAAATCTCGCGCTGTCCGTCCTCGGACAGGGTGGCGGCACCGGGCGGGAAAAGCACTTCCGAAGAAAACACAAACCGGTCGCCTTCGATCCGCACCCCTTCCTGATTGCCCAGGACATCACGCAGGCGGCCAAAGAACTCCGAGCGGTATTTTTCCAGATCCTGCGCTGCCGCTTCCAATCGCTTGCGCTCCTGCTCTTCCAGCAGACGGCGGCGGCGCTCTTCTGCGGCCACACGCGCCAAAGCGGTGTTCAGGTCCTGGCCCAGCGATTGCAGTTCAACCTGCGCAGCTTCGTCCCGCGTCTTGGCGTCGTCCAGCAGCGCCTGCAATTGCCCCAGTTGCGCGCGCAGCGCCGCGACCTGCTGATTCAGCACCTCGGTCTTTCGCTGGGCGGCGGCAGATTTTTCCTGTTCCTCGGCCAGTTTGTCGCGCGCGGTTTGCAACAGCGCCGCGCGGCGTTCTGCATCGGTCATCGTTTCGTCGATGGCATTCTCGGCGGCCAGTTTCGCCGCCAGCGCTGCGGCCAGTTGCGCACGCACTTGCGCCGCATCAGCGTTCAGGCTCTGCGCCTCTGTTTCCGCTGCCAGCTTGGCCGCCAGAGCCGCCTGCAACTGTGTGCGCAAATCGGCGCTGGTTGATTTCGCCGCCTCTGCCGCAGCTGTCTGCGCCGTAACATCGGCAAGGGCTGCTGTGAGACGTGCGCGCAGATCCTGGGTCTCGGCGCTGCCTGCCTCGATGGTGGCCTGTGCCACGTCCAGCTGCCCTTGCAGCGCCGCAAGCTGACCTTCCAGGGCCTCCTTCTGCGCGCTCAGCGCCTGCCGCTGGCTGGCCAGTTCCTGCACTGTGCTGTCGGTGCCTTCGGCCTGCCCTTTCAGGGTTTCCACCTGCAAAAGGGCCGCAACCAGTTGCGTGTCCAGATCCGCCTCGGCCGCGCGCGCGGCGGCCAGAAGGGTCAGGGTTTCTTCGGCCTTTTTGCGCTGCGCTTCCAGCGCCAGGGTCATCGAGGTCAGTTCGGCATCTGCCTCACTCAGCCGTTCGCGCAAAAGTTTGGCGGCTTCTGCTTCGGCAAGTTTGGCCGCCTCTTCCTCGCTCAACGCTGTCTGGGTTTCCGCCAGCGCGCTGTTCAACGTCGCCAGTTGCCCTTCAGCCTCGGCATTTCTGGCCCGTAAATCCGCCACCAGCGCATCCAGTGCCTCGCGCCGTGCCGCAGCCAGTCGTGCCGCTTCCGTGCCGGCGTCGATTTCTTCCCGCGCTTGCGCCAGCGCCAGATTCAGCGCCTCTTGCTCGGACAACAGCCGCGTCTGTTCTGCCTGCAAATCCGCAACCGCAGCTTGGGCCTGATTGCGGTCGGCAAGCAAGGCTGCCACCTGCGCCTCGAAACTGGTAATCCGTGTCTGCGCGGCGGCCAGTTCGCTGGCCTGTGCATCACGTTGCTGGGTCAGCGAAGTGATCAGCGCCGCCTGATCCGACACCTGTTGCTGGGCATCGCTCAGCGTTGCTGAAAGCGCCGAAAGCCGCGCATCCAGTTGGTTGCCGCGCTGCTCTTCCAGCCCCAGCGCCTGTGCCAGCGCCGCTACTTCACCGGCCAGTTGGTCCAGTTCGCTTTCCTGCCCCGAGATGGTTTCGCGCAGCACATATTGCACCACCATGAAAATGGTCAGCACAAACATCAGCACCAGCAGCAGTCCGGTCATCGCGTCGACAAAGCCGGGCCAGATCGACCCCTGAAACCGCGAACCCGTGCGCCGCGACAAAGCCATCAGCCGTCACCTTTGATGTCGCCCGTTCCGCTTTGGACCCCGCGGCCACGATTGCCCCGGTTCTGCCCGCGCGGCTTTGACAGCGCCTGGGCCAACCCGGCAATATCGGTGCGCAGCTCGGCCAGGCTTTCCTGACGGCCTGCGGAAATCTCTTCCAGAATACGCAGCATCTGCACGTCGATCGACCGCAGCCGCATCCGGCTTTCCGCGTCAATCCCGTCGCCCGTCCCCTGTGCTTCCAGATGTGCAATCAGCCGCTCCTGCCCCGCGGCCACCCGCTCCAGCGCCGAATTCTCCGGGTCGCCGTGTTGCATCTGGCGGGTCATGCCCTGAATCGCATCGGCCAACGTGCCAAGCTTTTCGTCGACCATGGTGCGCGAGATATCAGACTGTGTGAACATCTGTTGCAGCGTTTCCATCTGCCCGGCCAGATGATCAATCACCCCCGCCATCACCTGACCGTCACCCGCCGCATCATCGCCCGACGCAAAACTGACGCGCGTGATCGAACTTAGCCATTCTTCCAGTTCGCGGTAAAACCGGTTCTGTCCATGGCCTGCAAACAGTTCCAACAGCCCCACGATCAACGATCCCGCCAAACCCAGCAACGACGATCCAAAGGCGACGCCCATGCCACTGAGTTGTGAATCCAGACCATCCATCAGGCGGCCAAACACGTCGACGCCCGCGTCACCCTCTTGCGGTGCCAGGCTGCGAATGGTGTCGACCAATGCCGGAACGGTGGTCGCCAGACCGTAAAAGGTCCCCAAAAGTCCAAGAAAAATCAAAAGGTTGACGATGTAGCGCGTGATCTCGCGCGCCTCGTCGACCCGCGTGGCCACCGAATCCAATATCGACCGCGTGGAGGTGGCCGAAACCTGCATCCGCGCCCCGCGCGTGCGCAGCAACGACGCCAGCGGCGCCAGCAGTTGCGGCGCCTTGTCATCGCCTTCCAGCGTGTCGGCGGCAAAGCCTTCGATCCACCGCACCGATCCGATCAGCTGCAAGACCTGCCAGAAACAGGCCACGACGCCGATCAGGAAAACAAAGAAGATAAACCCGTTTAGATAGGGGTTGGCCTCGAATACCGGCAGCACGCTGGGGGCCGCAACAAAGACCATTCCGGCACTCAGGGCGATCACAATCAGCATCAGTGCGATCTGACGCACCGGTTGTGAGAATTGTGGCCGCGTTTCGCGATCCATCTGCGACATGCGCCCGGGTCCTTGCCCTAAATTACTGCTCTGCAGCAACGATAACGAACATTTGCCATCAAGGCCAAGGGATTATGCACAGATTGCCCGCACACGCGCCGCCAACCAGTCCAGATCGGCATCTTGCAGGCCAATCTGGTTCAAATGATCGGCAGTGTTGAACAGATACTCGGTATTGGGGCCACGTCCGCCCACGGCCCTGGCGATAATCTGCGCCTGTTCTTCCAGTGGCAGGTCGCCGCAATACTGGTCGTGTTCCGGGTCAATAATATAGGCCACCGCATCGACAACGCGCCCGTCCACCAGTTGCAGCGACACCGTCGCCTCGTAATAGGCCGACGAAATCAGCTCGCGTGCGCGCAAATACTCCAGTGTCGCCGCTTCCTCGCCCTCGGCAACCGCCATTGCTATGCCTTCGCATGACGCAGCGCCCACCGCATCCAGCGCCAGCACCAGCCCCGGTTCTTCCTCAGAGCCACGGTGATGGATCGAGCGCATACAGAATGATCGCTGATACCCTTTCAACCGCGCCACCACGCGGTCCGCCACCGGAAATCCGGGGTTCCAAAGCAAGCTGCCATAGCCGAAAACCCACATCGTCATCGCATCTTATCCCTTCTGTCCGTCCATAGGGTAAATCCGATCCGCACTGCGATGAAAAGGGCAAGCGCCCCAGATTTCTTTTGGCCCGAAATATCCTGGGGGAGCCGCGCAAGCGGCGGGGGCAAAGCCCCAATCACCTATCGGCAATACGAACCACTGCGATAACGCGCCGTGTCAAAATGGAAATGGTCGCGGTGAAAGCGGTCGGCATTCGGGCCCAGCACCGTGCCAAAGGGCCCGCAAGCCCCCGCGTGCATCTTGCGCAGCGCCTTGTTGTAGCGCGCAGAATTCCACCCTTCCTGAACGCTGACAATCTGGCCGTTTTTCAGTTGAAACCCCGAGATGTCGATCGCATGGCCCTTGCCGTGCTCCGACACTTTCGCGCCAGGCTGGTTGTTGCGGGTGCGACAGGTGTAATGCGCCGCCACGCGGTATCCGGTCAAACCGCCCAGACGCGCCATTGCGGGCTTTGCGCTGCGTTCAGTCCATTTTTTCAATGCCTTGGCCGTCGTGCAATCCATCACGGCCTCCTGGCTGAGCACGACGCCAGACACCGACCTCAGCTTGACCGCCTCGTCGATGCCACAGGCCGCAATCCGCCCCGGCACCGGACCGATATAGGTGCCTTGAAGCGCCAGGTCGCCGCACACCGAACCTTTGGCGCGCTTGCGTTTCTTGGCCATCGCTTTGTGTTCCAGCGCCTTGGGGCGCACGAACGGGCGCAAGGCGACCTTCGGGCCGGTGAAGGACGCCACCATCGCCAGATGCACAGCGCTTTGGTCCGGTTGCAGGACAATCACGCCCAACGGATCAATCTGCGCCCGTGCGACCACTTCGTTGGCTCGTGCAATCGGGCGAAGGGAGGTCTTGGGGGCCTTGGCCGCCGCCGTTGTGGCCACACAGACGGCCAAAATCAAAGACAGCGCAGCCCTCATGTCGTCTCTTTGCGCGGTGTGCGGCCAAAGTCCGGCGCATCGGTGTCCTGACCCGCCTCGATAATCCCGCGCCGGATTGCACGGGTGCGGGTGAAATAGTCGAACAAATGGTCGCCGTCGCCGGTGCGAATGGCGCGTTGCAGGGCAAACAGCTCTTCGGTGAAACGGCCCAGAATTTCCAGTGTCGCGTCCTTGTTGGTCAGGAACACGTCGCGCCACATGGTCGGGTCAGATGCCGCGATGCGGGTAAAGTCACGAAAGCCGGCGGCCGAGTATTTGATCACTTCGCCATCGGTCACGCGGCCCAGATCATCGGCCACGCCCACCATCGTGTAAGCGATCAGGTGCGGCGTATGCGAGGTGACGGCCAGCACCAGATCATGGTGATCGGCATCCATTTCCTCGACATTCGAACCCAGACCTTCCCACAGGCTGCGCAGTTTCGCGGTGGCCGCAGGCTCCGTGCCTTCAACCGGAACCAGCAGGCACCAGCGGTTGTCGAACAGCGTCGCAAAGCCCGACTCCGGCCCCGAATGCTCGGTTCCCGCCAGCGGGTGGCCCGGAATGAAATGCACACCTTCGGGCATGTGCGGGCCGACGTTTTCGATGACGTTGCGTTTGACCGACCCCACATCGGTCACAGTCGTGCCCGGCGCCAGATGCGGCGCAATCTCGGCGGCGACCGAAGCCATCGCGCCCACAGGCACCGCCAGCACCACCAGATCGGCGCCCGCCACCGCTTCGGCTGCGGTATCGCAGACACGGTCGGTCAGCCCGATGCGGCGCGCGGTGTCGCGGGTTTCCTGACTGCGTGCATAGCCGGTGACCTCGCCCGCCAGACCACCGCGCTGGATGGCCCAGTACATCGACGACGCGATCAGCCCCAGACCGATCAGCGCAATGCGGTTGTAGATTGGGGCCGCAGGTGCCGTCGCCAGAGCCGTCATGCGCTTTTGCCTTCCTTGAACTGGCGCACCGCGTGAACAACACGACGGCATGCGCTTTCATCGCCCACAGTGATCCGCAGCGCGGCAGGCAATTTGTAGCCAGCCACTTTGCGCACGATCAATCCCTGACTCTGCAACCATGCATCACAGGCGTTGGCCTCGGCGGCGCTGCCAAATCGGGCCAGCACAAAGTTGGCATGGCTCACATCAGACGGCACGCCCAGGGCGGCCAGCCCTTCGGCCAGAATTGTACGGCAACGGGCATTCTCGCTGCGGCAATGGTCGGCATAGGCCACATCGCGCACCGCCGCCTCGGCGGTGTCCAGCGCCGCCTGACTTACGTTGAACGGTCCGCGAATGCGGTTCAACACGTCGATCACATGCGCCGGACCATAGCCCCAGCCGATGCGCAGCCCCCCCAGGCCGTAAAGCTTGGAAAAGGTGCGTGTCATCACAACGTTCTGACGGCTGTCAACCAGCGAAGAACCACCATCATAACCTTCGACATAATCGGCATAGGCACCGTCCAATACCAGCAAGGCCTGCTTGGGCAACCCGTCGGCCAGACGTGCAATCTCGGCGTCCGAAATCATCGTCCCTGTCGGGTTGTTGGGGTTGGCGATGAACACCAGCCGCGTCTTCTTGTTGCAGGCCGCCAGCAGCGCGTCGATGTCGGTGACACGGTCGGCTTCCAGCACTTCAACCGGAGTCGCCCCCGCCGCTTTGGCGCTGATAGCATACATGCCAAAGCCGTGGACCGTGTGCACAACTTCGGTGCCAGGCCCCGCATAGGCCTGACACAGGAATGCAATGATCTCGTCCGATCCCGCACCGCAGATAATCCGCTCGGCGTCCACGCCATGCACCTGCGCCAGAGCGGCGCGCAACGACGCGTGGTCCGTCGACGGGTAGCGGTGCAGCTGGTGTGCCGTGCGGCGAAACGCTTCCATAGCCTTGTCAGAGGGGCCAAGCGGGTTTTCGTTCGACGACAGTTTCACCGCGTTTTCGACGCCCGCCACATGGCTGGTGCCACCCACATAGGGGTCGATTGTCATAATGCCGGGTTGTGGCGCAATGGCTTGGGTCATGGGTTGGCTCCTTCGCGGCTTGTTTTAGCGGGGCATACGCGCCTGCGCCATGCTCTTTTGGTCATGCAGTGTTTTGCGTGCCCAGCGTGACAATCCCACCGCATTGCGCGGCATATCGTTCCGCTGGACAGTGATCGCCCTGCCCGCCCCAAACGCAAAAAGGCCGCGCTCGGTGCGCGGCCTTTCGTAAGCTGTGGAACAGATCGGGTTGATCAGTTCTTGGCGTAGAATTCGACCACGAGGTTCGGTTCCATGATCACCGGATAAGGCACATCGCCAAATGCAGGCGTGCGCACGAATGTGGCGGTCAGTTTCGAATGGTCGACGTCCATATAGTCGGGCACGTCACGCTCGGGCAGCTGTGTGGCTTCCAGGATGGCGGCCATCTGCTTGGAACGGTCACGCACTTCGATCACGTCGCCTTCTTTGACGCGGTAGGACGGGATGTTCACTTTCTTGCCGTTCACACGGACGTGGCCGTGGTTCACGAACTGACGGGCCGCAAACACGGTCGCCACGAATTTCGCGCGGTAGACAACGGCGTCCAGGCGACGCTCGAGCAGGCCGATCAGGTTTTCACCGGTGTCGCCTTTGACACGCTCGGCTTCGGCATAGATGCGGCGGAATTGTTTTTCGGTCAGGTCGCCGTAGTAGCCTTTCAGCTTCTGCTTGGCGCGCAGCTGCAGACCGAAGTCCGACAGTTTGCCCTTGCGGCGCTGGCCGTGCTGGCCGGGGCCATATTCACGACGGTTGACCGGCGATTTGGCGCGGCCCCAGATGTTTTCGCCCATACGGCGGTCGATTTTGTACTTGGCAGACGTGCGTTTGGTCACGGCTGGTCTCCTTTATTTAGGTTCATAAAGGGCGTTGTCCTCTGGCTTGCACCCGACAGGCATCCCCTTGCAGGGGCCACCAACACCAATGAAGGGGCGCTTATACGCCCGCTTGGACCAGAGTCAACGGGCTTTCCACGGGTTTTCGCGGCCCATTTGCGCAACCGCATCGTGGCGGTGGCACGTGGTCAGATGATCGTTGACCAGACCACAGGCCTCCATCCATGCATAAACGATTGTGGGACCGCAGAATTTGAAACCGTCTTTCTTCATCTGCTTGGAGATTCGCACGCTGAGGTCGGTGCTGGGTGGCACCTGGGACTGGGCCGTATATTTTGGCTGCAAGGGTGCGAAATCGACAGTGCGCCACATGTAGGTGTCAAAGCCTTCCCGGTCCTCGATTGCGCACCACGCGCGGGCATTTGAAATGGTCGCGGTGATCTTGCCGCGATGGCGGATAATACCCGCATCCTGCACCAGCCGATCCACCTCGTCATCGCCCCATGTGGCGATGTCGCGCGGGTTGAAACCGCGAAAGGCCGCACGGAAATTTTCCCGCTTTTTCAGAATGGTAATCCATGACAGGCCCGCCTGAAACCCGTCAAGGATCAGCTTCTCCCACAGCGCGCGGCTGTCGTATTCGGGCACGCCCCATTCGGTATCGTGATAGGTGCGATAGATCGGTTCGGACCCTGCCCAATTGCAGCGGCTGATCCCGTCATCGCCCGTGATTTCCCCGCACATCGGCCATCTCCGCCAATTTGGCTAGAATTAGAATATTAAGCCGTTGTTAGAGAATATGGCGACAAAGTGGAAGCCGAACACGCGAGTCAGGAGAAGATCGTGAACCTGAAGAAACGCCGCATTGCCGATATCCCGCCCGGGGCTGAAAACCCGTTAACCTTTGCGGTGTCGCGCCGTGACGGGTCGGTGATGGACATGGTGGCCGATGCCATCCGTCACAAGCAAACATTGCTGGCATTTCAACCCGTGGTTCTGTCGGGTGATCCGTCGCGCATCGGCTTTCACGAGGCATTGATCCGCATCACCGATGAAACCGGACGGGTCATTCCCGCACGCGACTTTATGCATGTGGTTGAAGCCACCGAAATGGGCCGCGAAATCGACGTTCTGGCCTTGCAGATGGGGCTGCGCGCCCTGCACGAAACGCCACAATTGCGGCTGTCGATCAATATGTCGGCCCGTTCGATCGGATATGCAAAATGGACCCGCACGCTGCAACGCTGGCTGGATCGCAACCCCACCATTGCCGAGCGGCTGATCCTTGAGATCACCGAAGGGTCGGCCATGACGGTGCCGGAACTGGTCATCGACTTTATGGACCGCTGGCAGGTACGCGGCATTTGTTTCGCGCTGGATGATTTCGGATCGGGCCAGACGGCCTTGCGCTATTTCAAAGACTTCTTCTTTGACATCCTCAAGATCGACGGCCAGTTCGTCTCGGGCATTGCACAGGATACCGACAATCAGGCGCTGGTGCGGTCCATGGTGTCGATTGCACAGCATTTCGACATGATGACAGTTGCGGAATTCGTCGAAACCGAAGTGGACGCGCAGGTTTTGACCAAACTTGGCGTGAACTGCTTGCAAGGCTATCTTTACGGTGCGCCCACCACCCTGCCCGATTGGAAATCCAAGCCGGTTGTCCGTGCCGTTGGCTGAAACGCCCGGTCCGCTGCCCGTTCCCGCGGGCTGTCGTCAATTGGCCATCCGTTTACGTTGTGACACAGGATCGAATGGTTTATCCATTCTCTTAAGTCGAGGGGCCCGGACGCGGCATGTTGCCTGGTCTGACAATATGTCCCTCGTCAAACAACAAGAGGATGCATTCCATGACCAACGTCGTCATCGCCTCTGCCGCACGCACCGCCGTCGGCAGTTTTTCCGGTTCTTTCGCCGGCACACCCGCACATGATCTGGGCGCCGCTGTACTTGAGGCGATTGTCGCACGCGCCGGTATCGACAAGGCCGAGGTGAGCGAGACCATTTTGGGCCAGGTTCTGACCGCTGCCCAGGGGCAGAACCCTGCCCGTCAGGCACATATCAATGCCGGCCTGCCGATTGAAAGCGCAGCGTGGAGCATCAACCAGGTGTGCGGTTCGGGTCTGCGCGCCGTCGCCCTTGCCGCCCAGCATATCCAGTTGGGAGACGCTGACATCGTGGCCGCGGGCGGTCAGGAAAACATGTCGATGAGCCCCCATGCCGCGAATCTGCGCGCAGGCCACAAGATGGGCGACATGCAGTATATCGACACGATGATCCGCGACGGTCTGTGGGATGCGTTCAACGGCTACCACATGGGTCAAACAGCCGAAAATGTTGCGGAAAAATGGCAAATCGGCCGTGAACAGCAAGATGAATTCGCCGTCGCTTCGCAGAACAAGGCCGAAGCCGCCCAAAAGGCCGGCAAGTTTCAGGACGAAATTGTTGCCTTTACCGTGAAAGGCCGCAAAGCCGATACCGTGGTAGACAGCGATGAATACATCCGCCACGGTGCCACGCTGGAGGCGATGCAAAAACTGCGCCCCGCTTTCACCAGGGACGGGTCGGTCACAGCGGCCAACGCGTCCGGCCTGAACGACGGTGCTGCCGGCGCGCTGCTGATGACAGCGGACAATGCCGAAAAACGCGGGATCGAACCGCTGGCGCGAATCGTTTCCTATGCAACAGTCGGTCTTGACCCGTCGATCATGGGCGCGGGCCCGATCTTTGCCTCGCGCAAGGCCCTGGAAAAAGCCGGCTGGCGCGCCGAAGACCTGGACCTGGTCGAAGCCAACGAAGCCTTTGCCGCCCAGGCCTGTGCGGTGAACAAGGACATGGGCTGGGATCCGTCCATCGTGAACGTCAACGGCGGCGCGATTGCCATCGGCCACCCAATCGGCGCCTCGGGTGCGCGGATCTTGAACACGCTGGTGTTTGAAATGAAACGCCGTGGCGCCAAAAAAGGCCTTGCGACATTGTGCATTGGCGGCGGCATGGGCGTTGCCATGTGTCTTGAGCGCCCCTAATTTCCGTCAGGCCGCGCAATATAGTTGCGGGCGCATGACGGAATGAGTAACAAGATTTCGCGGCATATCATGTGTCGCGAAATCCAAAGGTTGCTTCGTGCCGATAAAAACAGCTTTTTCAAACCGGTTAACCACGTCTGCCACCCGCAGCGTGACAACGGTGCACCCTTTGCGACCAACATCCGCGCAATGCGCACAAATCCCCTCTTACGCCCACGTTTCGTGTAACACTGGCTGTGACAAAACCTTGTCATATTTGGTGCAGTAAATGCATGGACGACCGAGGCGGATACACGCATTAATAGAATAAAGATCAATTGGAGGAGAATACCATGGC from Pseudosulfitobacter sp. DSM 107133 encodes the following:
- a CDS encoding peptidoglycan -binding protein — translated: MALSRRTGSRFQGSIWPGFVDAMTGLLLVLMFVLTIFMVVQYVLRETISGQESELDQLAGEVAALAQALGLEEQRGNQLDARLSALSATLSDAQQQVSDQAALITSLTQQRDAQASELAAAQTRITSFEAQVAALLADRNQAQAAVADLQAEQTRLLSEQEALNLALAQAREEIDAGTEAARLAAARREALDALVADLRARNAEAEGQLATLNSALAETQTALSEEEAAKLAEAEAAKLLRERLSEADAELTSMTLALEAQRKKAEETLTLLAAARAAEADLDTQLVAALLQVETLKGQAEGTDSTVQELASQRQALSAQKEALEGQLAALQGQLDVAQATIEAGSAETQDLRARLTAALADVTAQTAAAEAAKSTSADLRTQLQAALAAKLAAETEAQSLNADAAQVRAQLAAALAAKLAAENAIDETMTDAERRAALLQTARDKLAEEQEKSAAAQRKTEVLNQQVAALRAQLGQLQALLDDAKTRDEAAQVELQSLGQDLNTALARVAAEERRRRLLEEQERKRLEAAAQDLEKYRSEFFGRLRDVLGNQEGVRIEGDRFVFSSEVLFPPGAATLSEDGQREISKIAAILRSVASDIPPEINWVIRVDGHTDNVPLSGFGEFADNWELSQARALSVVKYMVNFLGIPPDRLSANGFGQYQPVNTADTDAARAQNRRIELKFTEK
- a CDS encoding biopolymer transporter ExbB, which encodes MSQMDRETRPQFSQPVRQIALMLIVIALSAGMVFVAAPSVLPVFEANPYLNGFIFFVFLIGVVACFWQVLQLIGSVRWIEGFAADTLEGDDKAPQLLAPLASLLRTRGARMQVSATSTRSILDSVATRVDEAREITRYIVNLLIFLGLLGTFYGLATTVPALVDTIRSLAPQEGDAGVDVFGRLMDGLDSQLSGMGVAFGSSLLGLAGSLIVGLLELFAGHGQNRFYRELEEWLSSITRVSFASGDDAAGDGQVMAGVIDHLAGQMETLQQMFTQSDISRTMVDEKLGTLADAIQGMTRQMQHGDPENSALERVAAGQERLIAHLEAQGTGDGIDAESRMRLRSIDVQMLRILEEISAGRQESLAELRTDIAGLAQALSKPRGQNRGNRGRGVQSGTGDIKGDG
- a CDS encoding gamma-glutamylcyclotransferase, whose amino-acid sequence is MTMWVFGYGSLLWNPGFPVADRVVARLKGYQRSFCMRSIHHRGSEEEPGLVLALDAVGAASCEGIAMAVAEGEEAATLEYLRARELISSAYYEATVSLQLVDGRVVDAVAYIIDPEHDQYCGDLPLEEQAQIIARAVGGRGPNTEYLFNTADHLNQIGLQDADLDWLAARVRAICA
- a CDS encoding extensin family protein, which translates into the protein MRAALSLILAVCVATTAAAKAPKTSLRPIARANEVVARAQIDPLGVIVLQPDQSAVHLAMVASFTGPKVALRPFVRPKALEHKAMAKKRKRAKGSVCGDLALQGTYIGPVPGRIAACGIDEAVKLRSVSGVVLSQEAVMDCTTAKALKKWTERSAKPAMARLGGLTGYRVAAHYTCRTRNNQPGAKVSEHGKGHAIDISGFQLKNGQIVSVQEGWNSARYNKALRKMHAGACGPFGTVLGPNADRFHRDHFHFDTARYRSGSYCR
- a CDS encoding prephenate/arogenate dehydrogenase family protein, which encodes MTALATAPAAPIYNRIALIGLGLIASSMYWAIQRGGLAGEVTGYARSQETRDTARRIGLTDRVCDTAAEAVAGADLVVLAVPVGAMASVAAEIAPHLAPGTTVTDVGSVKRNVIENVGPHMPEGVHFIPGHPLAGTEHSGPESGFATLFDNRWCLLVPVEGTEPAATAKLRSLWEGLGSNVEEMDADHHDLVLAVTSHTPHLIAYTMVGVADDLGRVTDGEVIKYSAAGFRDFTRIAASDPTMWRDVFLTNKDATLEILGRFTEELFALQRAIRTGDGDHLFDYFTRTRAIRRGIIEAGQDTDAPDFGRTPRKETT
- the hisC gene encoding histidinol-phosphate transaminase translates to MTQAIAPQPGIMTIDPYVGGTSHVAGVENAVKLSSNENPLGPSDKAMEAFRRTAHQLHRYPSTDHASLRAALAQVHGVDAERIICGAGSDEIIAFLCQAYAGPGTEVVHTVHGFGMYAISAKAAGATPVEVLEADRVTDIDALLAACNKKTRLVFIANPNNPTGTMISDAEIARLADGLPKQALLVLDGAYADYVEGYDGGSSLVDSRQNVVMTRTFSKLYGLGGLRIGWGYGPAHVIDVLNRIRGPFNVSQAALDTAEAAVRDVAYADHCRSENARCRTILAEGLAALGVPSDVSHANFVLARFGSAAEANACDAWLQSQGLIVRKVAGYKLPAALRITVGDESACRRVVHAVRQFKEGKSA
- the rpsD gene encoding 30S ribosomal protein S4 — its product is MTKRTSAKYKIDRRMGENIWGRAKSPVNRREYGPGQHGQRRKGKLSDFGLQLRAKQKLKGYYGDLTEKQFRRIYAEAERVKGDTGENLIGLLERRLDAVVYRAKFVATVFAARQFVNHGHVRVNGKKVNIPSYRVKEGDVIEVRDRSKQMAAILEATQLPERDVPDYMDVDHSKLTATFVRTPAFGDVPYPVIMEPNLVVEFYAKN
- a CDS encoding DNA-3-methyladenine glycosylase I, which encodes MCGEITGDDGISRCNWAGSEPIYRTYHDTEWGVPEYDSRALWEKLILDGFQAGLSWITILKKRENFRAAFRGFNPRDIATWGDDEVDRLVQDAGIIRHRGKITATISNARAWCAIEDREGFDTYMWRTVDFAPLQPKYTAQSQVPPSTDLSVRISKQMKKDGFKFCGPTIVYAWMEACGLVNDHLTTCHRHDAVAQMGRENPWKAR
- a CDS encoding EAL domain-containing protein, translating into MVNLKKRRIADIPPGAENPLTFAVSRRDGSVMDMVADAIRHKQTLLAFQPVVLSGDPSRIGFHEALIRITDETGRVIPARDFMHVVEATEMGREIDVLALQMGLRALHETPQLRLSINMSARSIGYAKWTRTLQRWLDRNPTIAERLILEITEGSAMTVPELVIDFMDRWQVRGICFALDDFGSGQTALRYFKDFFFDILKIDGQFVSGIAQDTDNQALVRSMVSIAQHFDMMTVAEFVETEVDAQVLTKLGVNCLQGYLYGAPTTLPDWKSKPVVRAVG
- a CDS encoding acetyl-CoA C-acetyltransferase; translation: MTNVVIASAARTAVGSFSGSFAGTPAHDLGAAVLEAIVARAGIDKAEVSETILGQVLTAAQGQNPARQAHINAGLPIESAAWSINQVCGSGLRAVALAAQHIQLGDADIVAAGGQENMSMSPHAANLRAGHKMGDMQYIDTMIRDGLWDAFNGYHMGQTAENVAEKWQIGREQQDEFAVASQNKAEAAQKAGKFQDEIVAFTVKGRKADTVVDSDEYIRHGATLEAMQKLRPAFTRDGSVTAANASGLNDGAAGALLMTADNAEKRGIEPLARIVSYATVGLDPSIMGAGPIFASRKALEKAGWRAEDLDLVEANEAFAAQACAVNKDMGWDPSIVNVNGGAIAIGHPIGASGARILNTLVFEMKRRGAKKGLATLCIGGGMGVAMCLERP